The proteins below come from a single Chitinophaga pinensis DSM 2588 genomic window:
- a CDS encoding M56 family metallopeptidase — protein sequence MTAQLPFTADVIQAFGWALLHSFWQAFFIFACLRLVLFLWPQAGSSIKYNLSYISLAGIFTWFSVTLWQQIEGVRRVHAAAQFMIETGIRQSSAVEVPVIYKSQSQLTTLFPTLEMWFPVLVAIYVAGVAVMTIKLSADLVQLQQIRKKQVFPIDEVWEKHMTKLKSQLRIPRKVKLLISQYIQVPVMIGFLKPVILLPVAMFNNLTAEQLEAILLHELAHIKRNDYLLNIFQSIVETILFFNPFIWWISKNIRLEREHCCDDLVLKNQVQPLHYAKALVALEEYRLTVNSLAMAAADNKQHLFHRIKRIMEMKTKNINYTQKLLAVMIIAVGLVSIAWLNPPHKEKQADKQQAADNNIIPAPLAPATGHPIVFHAANINTLLTDTVPATREEREKERDRVLMENYNTSMEAAKKAMENVDWSKMNAEVANAMKNVDWQKINDEVKQAMKNIDWDQINKEVSQAMKNVDWKQVNKDMTNAIKEINWDEMRQALRSSMKEAAAQGVKIDPDMMQEQIRKGMESAKLALAMATSDEMRQTIQKSIDESQKMLNSKEMKEMMEKTRQEIINAQQEIEQSQQQIEQTQQKIKDDAAAANEKVSSKYKTLIKKMADDKLIDADGTFTIEKKDDVLTINGVRQSDDVLKKYADLIGSVDELSVKGKKGSLKINANEH from the coding sequence ATGACTGCACAACTCCCCTTCACTGCAGATGTGATCCAGGCTTTCGGCTGGGCACTTCTGCACTCATTCTGGCAGGCCTTCTTCATTTTTGCCTGTTTACGTCTCGTACTGTTTCTGTGGCCTCAGGCGGGTTCCAGCATAAAATATAACCTGTCATACATTTCACTGGCAGGCATTTTTACCTGGTTTTCCGTGACCCTCTGGCAACAGATAGAGGGAGTGAGAAGAGTACATGCAGCCGCCCAGTTCATGATAGAAACCGGTATCAGACAGTCTTCCGCTGTGGAAGTACCGGTCATCTATAAAAGTCAGTCACAACTCACAACGCTGTTTCCCACACTGGAAATGTGGTTTCCGGTACTGGTCGCCATTTACGTGGCCGGCGTGGCAGTCATGACGATAAAATTATCCGCTGATCTCGTGCAACTGCAACAGATCAGAAAAAAACAGGTGTTCCCCATTGATGAAGTATGGGAAAAACACATGACCAAACTGAAAAGTCAGCTCCGTATTCCCCGCAAGGTGAAACTGCTGATATCGCAGTACATCCAGGTACCCGTGATGATAGGTTTCCTCAAACCCGTTATCCTGCTACCGGTAGCCATGTTCAACAATCTCACGGCAGAACAGCTCGAAGCCATTCTGCTCCATGAACTGGCACACATCAAACGCAATGATTATCTATTGAATATCTTCCAGTCAATCGTTGAAACCATTCTCTTTTTTAATCCTTTTATATGGTGGATCTCTAAAAATATCCGCCTGGAAAGGGAACACTGCTGCGATGATCTTGTACTAAAAAATCAGGTACAACCGCTGCATTACGCTAAAGCCCTGGTCGCGTTAGAAGAATACCGGTTAACAGTCAACTCGCTCGCCATGGCAGCAGCCGACAACAAACAACATTTATTTCACCGTATCAAACGTATCATGGAAATGAAAACTAAAAATATTAACTATACGCAAAAGTTATTAGCTGTCATGATCATTGCCGTCGGCCTTGTATCCATTGCCTGGTTAAACCCTCCGCATAAAGAAAAACAGGCGGACAAGCAGCAGGCCGCTGATAACAATATCATCCCGGCTCCCCTGGCCCCTGCTACTGGTCACCCGATTGTATTCCATGCAGCCAATATCAACACCCTCCTGACTGACACCGTTCCTGCTACCAGGGAAGAACGTGAAAAGGAACGCGACAGGGTGTTAATGGAAAACTATAACACCAGCATGGAAGCTGCCAAAAAAGCGATGGAAAATGTGGATTGGAGCAAGATGAACGCAGAAGTGGCCAATGCCATGAAAAATGTGGACTGGCAGAAGATCAACGACGAAGTAAAGCAGGCGATGAAGAATATTGACTGGGATCAGATCAACAAAGAAGTATCACAGGCCATGAAAAATGTTGACTGGAAACAGGTAAACAAAGATATGACCAACGCCATAAAAGAGATCAACTGGGATGAAATGCGCCAGGCACTAAGAAGCAGTATGAAAGAAGCAGCTGCACAAGGTGTGAAAATAGACCCGGATATGATGCAGGAACAAATCCGCAAAGGCATGGAAAGCGCTAAACTGGCATTGGCGATGGCAACGTCCGACGAAATGCGCCAGACTATACAGAAAAGTATAGACGAATCCCAGAAAATGCTCAACAGCAAAGAAATGAAAGAAATGATGGAGAAAACCCGTCAGGAAATCATCAATGCCCAGCAGGAAATTGAACAGTCCCAACAGCAAATCGAACAGACGCAGCAAAAGATCAAAGATGACGCAGCAGCTGCCAACGAAAAGGTTTCCAGTAAGTACAAAACACTGATCAAAAAAATGGCAGATGATAAACTCATAGACGCCGACGGCACATTCACCATCGAAAAGAAAGACGATGTATTAACCATCAACGGTGTGCGCCAGTCAGACGATGTACTGAAAAAATACGCTGACCTTATCGGCAGTGTTGACGAACTATCTGTCAAAGGCAAAAAAGGAAGCCTGAAAATCAACGCAAACGAACACTAA
- a CDS encoding BlaI/MecI/CopY family transcriptional regulator: protein MSTAKNYKPTESELEILGVLWEKGAGTVREVHEILEKSKDAGYTTTLKLMQIMHEKGLLKRDTSSKTHVYEAAISQESTQQQLLTKMIDTVFNGSATQLVMQALGNHRSSQEELDRIKQYLNEIEQQQKK, encoded by the coding sequence ATGAGTACCGCAAAAAATTACAAGCCTACAGAAAGTGAACTGGAGATCCTGGGAGTATTATGGGAAAAAGGCGCAGGTACTGTGAGGGAAGTGCATGAGATATTAGAGAAAAGCAAAGACGCCGGTTATACAACTACCCTTAAACTGATGCAGATCATGCATGAGAAAGGGTTGCTCAAAAGGGACACCAGCAGCAAGACGCATGTCTATGAAGCTGCGATTTCCCAGGAAAGTACACAACAACAGTTACTGACTAAAATGATCGATACAGTGTTTAACGGATCTGCCACCCAACTGGTGATGCAGGCACTGGGTAATCACCGTTCCTCACAGGAGGAACTGGATAGGATCAAACAGTACCTGAATGAAATAGAGCAACAACAGAAAAAGTAA
- a CDS encoding C1 family peptidase, with amino-acid sequence MRIAVTLLALVFTIQSQAQETNRSLEEIKIIRNNPYTPVKNQANTGTCWCFSTTSMIESACLHEGQQALDLSEMFTVRNIYREKAENYIHRQGFTRFDEGGLGHDVLHAIAAYGVVPEDAYSGLKEGQAWHDHAEMVGQLRAYLDSILKLSRPIPTNWEDGFNAIMDKYLGTVPANFTYKGRSYTAKTFAKEVVKFNADDYVSLTSFTHHPFYSSFIIEVPDNVSNGAYYNIPLKELIDIAKTAVEKGYTVLWDADVSNHGFMVGKGYALRPLADSLTRGALINPDVEEKDYSQEERQQLFDELVTEDDHLMHITGIGKTGKGKEFFIVKNSYGSQSGPFDGFIKVSIPYFAINTITIIVPKAALEKSLSGKLAVK; translated from the coding sequence ATGAGAATAGCTGTTACATTGCTGGCATTGGTTTTTACCATACAAAGCCAGGCACAGGAAACAAACAGATCCCTGGAAGAAATTAAGATCATCAGGAATAACCCCTACACGCCTGTAAAAAATCAGGCCAACACCGGTACCTGCTGGTGTTTCTCCACCACCTCGATGATCGAATCTGCCTGCCTCCATGAAGGACAACAGGCACTGGACCTTTCCGAAATGTTCACCGTACGCAACATCTATCGCGAAAAAGCTGAAAATTATATCCACAGACAAGGTTTTACCCGTTTTGATGAAGGCGGACTGGGACATGATGTCTTACATGCCATTGCTGCATACGGTGTCGTTCCGGAGGATGCCTACAGTGGGCTAAAAGAAGGCCAGGCATGGCATGATCACGCGGAGATGGTCGGACAACTGCGTGCTTACCTTGACAGCATCCTGAAGCTTAGCAGACCCATTCCTACGAACTGGGAAGACGGCTTCAATGCTATTATGGATAAATACCTCGGTACTGTACCTGCCAACTTCACCTATAAAGGACGGTCTTACACAGCTAAAACCTTCGCAAAAGAAGTCGTAAAATTCAATGCGGATGACTATGTTAGTCTGACGTCCTTTACACATCACCCCTTCTACAGCTCTTTCATCATCGAAGTACCTGACAACGTCTCTAACGGCGCTTACTATAACATCCCGCTGAAAGAACTGATCGATATTGCTAAAACAGCTGTTGAAAAAGGTTATACCGTATTATGGGACGCTGATGTAAGCAACCATGGTTTTATGGTAGGAAAAGGATATGCATTACGCCCGCTTGCCGATTCACTCACCCGTGGCGCCCTGATCAATCCTGATGTGGAAGAGAAAGATTATTCACAGGAAGAACGTCAGCAGTTATTCGACGAACTCGTTACAGAAGATGACCACCTGATGCACATTACCGGCATCGGTAAAACAGGGAAAGGCAAGGAATTCTTCATCGTGAAAAATTCATACGGTAGTCAATCCGGTCCTTTTGATGGTTTCATTAAAGTATCAATACCCTATTT